ATCTATCATGGAGCCACAAAAATACCAATTGGATACCATAGCATTACATAGTGGATATGAAATTGAGCCCACCACAAAATCAGTAGAAGTGCCATTGTATCTTACCAACGCATATGCTTTTGAAAACACACAAGATGCCTGCGATCAATTTGCTTTAAAAAAGCCTGGTTCCATCTACACTCGTTTGGCTAATCCAACTGTAGACGTTCTAGAACAGCGTATTGCCGCTTTAGATGGTGGTATTGGGGCGTTAGCGTTTGCTTCCGGTCATGCTGCTATTTTTAATACAGTTGTCAATCTGGCAAGCCAGGGAGATGAAATTGTGGCTTCGATCCAGATTTATGGTGGGGCTATTAATATGTTGGGTGTAACCTTAAAACGGTTAGGGATTCATGTTACCTTTGTAAATCCAGATGATTTAGAAGCATGGGAAAATGCTGTTACCGATAAGACTAGAATGTTTTTTGTTGAAACAGTGGGAAACCCCAATGCAAATGTAGCAAATTTAGAACAAATCGGAAAAATCGCCCATAAACATGGTATCCCTTATGTAGTGGATTCTACTTTTACCACACCAGCCCTTTGCCGACCAATTGAGTTTGGCGCTGATATTGTCATCCACTCCGCAACAAAATTCCTGGGTGGCCACAGTAATGTCATGGGCGGTCTAGTTGTGGATTCGGGCAAATTCCAATACAAAGATAACCCAAGATTCCCACTATATAATCAGCCCGATGAAAGCTATCACGGTTTGGTATACGCAGATTTGGGAGAATCCGCTTTTATTGCCCGCTTACGCAGCTTAATTACTAGAGATTTAGGTGCATGTATCTCTCCATTTAATGCGTTTATGCTTCTTCAAGGAATTGAAACACTCTCTTTACGGATGGAACGCCATTGCGAAAACGCTTTAAAAGTGGCCGAATACTTAGAACAACATCCACAAGTAGAGTTCGTAAACTGCCCTATGTTAAAAAGCAGCAAATATTATGAATTAGGTCAAAAATACATGCCAAAAGGCACTGGTTCTGTTTTTACTTTTGGCTTAAAAGGTACCCGTGAAACAGGCGCTAAATTTATTGATAGCTTAAAACTTTTGATTAACTGTGCAAACGTGGGTGACTCTAAAAGTCTGGTAATCCATCCAGCTACCACTACTCATTCCCAGTTATCTGCGGAACAATTGGTTGCTGCTGGTATTACAGAGGGTACCATCCGCCTCTCCATTGGTTTAGAGGATATTCAGGATATTATCGCTGATTTGGATCAAGCAATTTCAAACGCTACAAAATAAAAATACCAGGAGGTCTAGCATGATTTGGGTTACAGGTGACAAACACGGCCAACTTTCAGCTATGGAACTGCCTGATTATAAAAAGATTAAAAAAAATGATACTTTATTAATTTGCGGTGACTTCGGCTTTATCTGGGATCACTCAAGAGCAGAGACAAAAACTTTAAAAGCTTTAAATAAACGCAAGTATACCATCGCTTTTGTGGATGGTTGCCATGAAAATTTTGAATTATTAGAGAGTTATCCAATTGTGGAGTTTCATGGCGGAAAAGCAAGACAGATTATGCCAAATATCTTCCAGTTGATGCGGGGAGAAGTGTACGAAATAGAAGGGAAAAAAATTCTTGCCTTTGGTGGAGGATCTGTGGAAAATACGACTGGCGATTTAGACCAAAATTGGGAAAATGTTGAGCCAACAAAGGCTCAAATTGATAATGCGGTTCAACACATCAAGCAAGTGGAAGGTGCTGTAGATATTATTATCAGCCATGAACCACCTTATTCTATTTTGGGCTGTATGGATATCAACAAAGCGGATGGAACTACTATCCACGATGTGTTGGAACAGATCCGCACCCATTGTAAATTCAAAAAATGGTATTTTGGAAAGTTCCATGTCGATAAAGAAATTCCTCCCTATTATACCGCAGTATTTGACGGACTCATCCCAATTCAAACAAAATAAAATTTCTAGATGACACAACGCTAAAATAGCAATAATAGTATAGAAAAAATTCCTATGGCAATTTACAGCCATAGGAATTTTTTCATTTATCAAACATTTACCAGATAGAACGGTAATATTTTTTATTTCTTGTTTCACTCCAACAATTTGGTAGATACGCCATTGTTGCAAAAATAATAATAGGAGACATTGAAATAATCCAATTAGGTATTGGAAGGCTCCAGCTTATACATCCAAAAAGCAAAATAAGAATATTTAGAACAAACAAAATCCAATTTATCTTCATTCGCAGATGGTTTGTAAAATAATGTACCAATTGTGGCAAAATAAAAACAATCCCCAATAGAAGAAACAACAAATTCTCATAGAAAGAATAAATCCCACTATAATTGTGGATTTTTAATTCTTCAAAATAGTTCCAACCAAAACCAACTCCAGCGATACAAAGGCAAAAAAAGATGTAGTAAGCGATTTTTTTCCATTTCATTTTATTGTCTCCATTTCTTCTTACAGCTACAGTTTGATTCTCATATATAAACAAAACCAATTTATTTATAGCATACTATAAATAGTAAGCCTTTTCAATTGTTTTTGTTACCGAAAAAAGCAATAAAAATTGTACATTTTTATAATACAAATAGAATACTATAAATATATAATACTATTTGTTATAAAAATAATGACATTTAGGTATTTTTCCTGACATCCCATTCAACCATTCTCCTTGATTCAGTTTTAGTAGTAAAAGCCATATTTTTAATATAATAGATACTATAATTTTATGAGGTAAATCCAGTAAGATATTGCCTGCTTAGTCAATACTTTAGCTTGTTTATGGTTATATCCACAAACCTTCATTATCAATCAAAACCACTAAAATGAATTAGTGGTTTGCTCAAACTCCTGGAGGGGGTATTGAAGGACTACCATCGCATCGCTTACTCCGCTACTGGTAAACCAGTTCAGGTTGTCTTTCCGTACTCTTATGTGAAAAAAACTGTATGCAAAAATCCCCGAATTACTTTTTTAAAATCTTCCATTCTATTATCAAGCAGAATGAATTCTCTATCTGTTAGAGTTTCTTATTTTGCCAAGACTTTTTACCCCTAGTTCTACCAGGGATTTTATTTAGCCTATAGGCAGCAAACAAAAAAAGCTGGAGATTCTTCTCCAGCTTTCTATTTATTGATTCGTTTTAGATCAACTCAATAATCGCCATCTCTGCAGCATCGCCGCGACGAGGACCGATTTTTACGATACGGGTGTAACCACCGTTTTTATCTGCATATTTCGGTGCAATCTCGTCAAACAATTTTTTGGTTACATCTTCTTTTGTGATATAAGCCAAAGCTTGACGTTTGGAGTGGAGAGTATTAGTTTTACCGAGAGTAATCATTTTCTCAGCCATTGCACGAACTTCTTTTGCTCTTGTTACGGTTGTTTCAATTTTGCCATTTTCCAGCAAAAAAGTAACCATTGCACGTAACATAGCTTTTCTTTGGTCGGAAGTTCTTCCGAGCTTTCTGCTACCTGCCATTGAAATTCACTCCTTACGGGATTTATTCCTCATCAGCCTGAAGATCGTAGCCCAAAGATTTTAACTTGAGCACAACTTCATCCAATGATTTACGTCCGAGGTTTCTAACTTTCATCATATCTTCCTCGGTTTTGTTTGTTAAGTCTTCAACCGTGTTAATGCCTGCGCGTTTCAAGCAGTTGAAAGAACGGACAGACAAGTCAAGTTCCTCAATAGTCATCTCCAGGACTTTTTCTTTGCTCTTATCGTCCTTTTCGACCATAATCTGCTCGGTATACCCTTCTTCTGATAAATCAACAAAAAGGTTAAGATGTTCATTGAGAACCTTGGCTGCTAAGGAAACTGCCTCTTTGGCGGAAATGGTTCCGTCAGTCCAAATTTCCAAAGTTAACTTATCATAGTCAGTGATTTGACCTACACGGGTGTTTTCCACTGCGTAGTTTACCTTTAACACCGGTGTATAGATGCTGTCTATTGGGATTACACCAATAGCAGGCTGCATATTTTGCTTATTGCGTTCAGCAGAAACATAACCTCTACCTTTATCAATTACAAGCTCCATATACAGTTTCGCACCTTCATCCAAAGTCGCAATATGCATCCCCGGATCAAGTATCTCAACTTCAGAGTCAGCTTTGATATCGCCAGCGGTAACCTCACATTCACCTTCTGCTTCGATATAAACTGTTTTTGGTACATCGCCATGTACTTTAGCGATCAACCCCTTGATGTTGAGAACGATTTCTGTCACATCTTCTTTTACACCTGGAATGGTTGAGAACTCATGCTGCACACCATCAATTTTAATGGAAGTAACTGCAACACCGGGAAGAGAGGAGAGTAGTACGCGTCTTAGGGAATTTCCAAGAGTAGTACCGAAGCCGCGTTCGAGTGGCTCAAGGATAAATCTTCCGTATGTGCCGTCTGACTTAAGTTCAGCCGTCTCAATTCTTGGCTTTTCTATTTCAATCATTCAAAACCCTCCTAATTTGCAATAAATAACAAAGTACAACTTTGTTTGTCCAAACAATCATATTATTATTTGGAGTACAATTCGACAATGAGATGTTCTGCGATTTCCAAATCAATTTCATCGCGGTTGGTTAAGCGCTCAATTTTAATGGACATATTTTCTTTGTCAACAGTCATCCACATTGGAACTGGACGGGAAGCCCAAGCTTCTACAACTGCTTTAAATTTTTCACTGGATTTGCTATCATTGCCAACAGTGATCACATCACCTGGTTTCACCAGCAAAGAAGAAATATTTACTTTTTTGCCATTTAATTTAAAGTGGTTATGAAGGATCAACTGTTTTGCTTCTGCTCTGGAAGATGCAAAACCAGCTCTGTATACTACGTTATCCAAACGGGATTCCAGGATTCTCAACAGGTTTTCACCTGCCATACCAGGTTTTCTAACAGCCATTTCAAAATATTTTGCGAACTGGCTTTCAGAAACGCCGTAGTAACGTCTTGCCATTTGTTTTTCTCTTAACTGCAGGCCGTATTCAGAAACTTTCTTTCTGCTTTGTCCATGCTGACCTGGAGCGTATTCTCTGCGGGATACCGCACATTTGTCGGAATAGCAGCGTTCGCCTTTCAGGAATAATTTTTTGCCTTCACGGCGGCACAGTCTGCATACCGCACCAGTATATCTTGCCATATCGTTACACCTCCTGCATCTAATTAAACACGTCTTCTCTTTGGAGGACGGCAGCCATTGTGTGGGATTGGGGTAACATCTTTAATCATGCTAACTTCCAAACCAGCGGACTGCAAAGCTCTGATTGCTGCTTCACGGCCGGAACCAGGACCTTTTACAAAAACTTCAACTGTTTTCAAGCCATGTTCCATAGCTGCTTTTGCAGCGGTTTCTGCAGCTGTCTGAGCAGCAAAAGGAGTGGATTTTCTAGAACCTCTAAATCCTAACCCACCTGCACTAGCCCAGGAAATTGCATTTCCCTGTGTGTCAGTGATTGTAACAATGGTATTGTTAAAAGTGGACTGGATATGCACAGCACCGCTAGCAATGTTTTTGCGTTCACGACGTCTACGAATCGTTGTCTTTTTAGCATTTTTAGCCATGTCTGATATCCCTCCTTATTTCTTCTTATTCGCAATAGTCTTTTTAGGACCTTTTCTTGTGCGAGCATTTGTTTTTGTTTTTTGTCCTCTTACAGGAAGACCTGCTTTATGGCGTCTGCCACGATAGCAGTTAATTTCGATCAAACGTTTGATGTTCATTGCAACATCACGGCGAAGGTCACCTTCTACCATTAAATGTTTGTCGATGTATTCACGGAGCATGGAAGCTTCGTCTTCTGTCAGGTCTCTTACACGGGTATCTGGGTTGATACCAGTTGCTGCGAGGATATCTTTAGCGGTTTTATTACCGATTCCGTAGATATAAGTCAAACCTATTTCTACTCGTTTATCTCTAGGTAAGTCGACACCAGCGATACGCGCCATTTCGTTTGCACCTCCAGTACAAAGCTAACGTTCTTCTTCCCAATTGGTTTACAAACAGCTTTGTTTCATTCTAAAGTTTATACTGCTTAAAGTTTAGCCTTGACGTTGTTTGTGTTTTTTGTTTTCACAAATTACCATAACGCGGCCTTTGCGTTTGATAACTTTACATTTTTCACAAATAGGCTTCACCGAAGGTCTTACTTTCATCTTGAAATACCTCCTTGTTACACGAAAAAACGTGAACTGAACTTATTGTTTATTTCGAACGCCATGTAATGCGCCCTTTTGTTAAATCGTATGGTGACATTTCCACTGTCACTTTATCTCCCACCAAAATACGGATGAAATTCATACGCAATTTGCCGGAAATATGAGCAAGGATAATATGGCCATTTTCCAATTCTACTTTAAAAGCAGCATTTGGAAGAGCTTCTACAACCTTACCTTCAATTTCAATTACGTCATCTTTTGCCATGAACAGATTACCTCCCTAGTTGATAACGGCTTGATCAGAATAGTTCCACTGCCAAAGCAGATTCCGAATTTTTTTATCGGTAGTATAAAGGGTAACATCAACCAAATGGGTTGTTGGCTGCAAATGTTTGTAATTCTTAGCCTTTGGCTTATCCAGTTTTCTTCGTTTGCCATCTGAAATGTAAGCAACGGAATCGTCACAGGAAACTACCAAATAATACCTATCTTTATCATGCCCCGATTTTGATTTTACAATCATTCCTTCAATAATCTGCATCTTTACGCCTCTGAAAGGATGATAGGGCCATCCTTTGTAATTGCAATCGTATGTTCAAAATGGGCTGCCAAGCTGCCGCTGGCTGTTTTCACAGTCCATCCATCAGAGAGCAGTTTTACTGCATCCCCTTTCCCATTGATCATCGGCTCAATTGCAATAACCATACCAGGCACTAAGCGAATGCCATGCCCAGGTTTCCCGAAATTCGGAACTTCTGGTTCCTCATGTAGATCAGTACCAACACCATGGCCTACATATTGACGGACAATACCATAGCCATATGGTGTTACTGTACTTTCTACTGCATAGCCGACATCCCCTAGACGGTTTCCTGGCTGTGCCGCTTTAATTGCCTCATACAAGCTTTTCTCTGTAACTTCCAAAAGCTGTTTTGCTTCCTTGCTTACTTCTCCTACTGTAAATGTATAAGCATTGTCTCCGTGGTAACCTTTATACAAAGCGCCAACATCAACGCTTACAATATCCCCTTCCTTCAAAATCTCATGTTTCGAAGGAATTCCATGGATAACGGTATCATTTACAGAGATACAGGCGTTCCCAGGAAAACCACCGTAGTGGTAAAAGTTAGGTGTTGCACCTGTAGAGAGAATAAACGTGCGGATTGCGGTATCAATTTCCTTTGTACTCACACCTGGTTTGCAGTGTTCCCCTGCAACCTGTAATGCCTGGGCGGAAATCCTACCCGCATCCCGTAATAGTTCCAGTTCTCTTGCTGTTCTCAAAGCAATCATCAATTATGCCTCCAAGGCTTTCAAAGTAAGGGCGGTTGTATCTTTTACATCTTCCTGCCCTTCTACAATAACCAGTTTACCTGTTTTTGTATAGTAGTCTTTGAGCGGCTCCGTTTGTTCATGGTAAACAGTTAAACGCTCTTTTATGGTATCTGGATGGTCGTCTTTACGCTGCACGGTATTCCCGCCACATTTATCGCATTTTCCTTCTTCAGCAGAAGGTTTATACATCACATGGTAGGATGCGCCGCAAGATTCACAAACACGGCGTCCAGATAATCTAGCCTGAATTTTTTCATCAGGAACTTCAATATCGATTACTCGATCAATTACTACGCCCATTGCATCCAAAGCTTCCGCTTGAGGAACTGTACGTGGAAATCCATCCAGCACATAACCATTTTCACAGTCAGGCTGCGCAATCCGTTCTTTTAACAGGCCAATTACAACCTCATCCGGAACCAAATTGCCAGATTCCATATATTCTTTGGCTTTCAATCCCAGCTCTGTGCCATTTTTGACCGCTTCGCGCAGGATATTACCGGTAGAAATAGCTGGAATTTTTAATGTATCACAAATAATTTCTGCTTGTGTACCTTTTCCGGCACCCGGAGCACCTAAAAGAATTAAATTCATACTTGCCCTCCTGATTATTCTAAGAAGCCTTTGTGTTTACGCATGGTCAATTGGGATTCCAATGCTCTCATTGTATCCAAAGCAACACTTACAATAATGATGATGGATGTACCACCAAGAGCGATTTGAGCACCTGTTGCCATCTGGAAGAAGATTGGGAATACCGCAATAATACCTAGGAACACAGCTCCCAGCATAGCGATTTTCCAAATTACTCTGGAGATGAAATCAGATGTTGGTTTACCAGGACGGATACCTGGAATAGCACCATTATTTTTACGTAAGTTGTTTGCAATTTCAATTGGGTTATACTGAATCGCGATATAGAAGAAGTTAAATGCAATAATCAGTACAAAGTAAAGGATTGCATAACCCCAACTATCATAACGGAAGACCTGGAAGAAATGCAGCCAGAAGCCTTCTTGAACATTTACAAACTGTGCAATCAAGCTTGGGATAGAAAGGATGGAGGTAGCAAAGATAATTGGCATTACACCACTCATACTTACTTTTACAGGAATATGAGAATTTTGACCACCATACATTTTTCTTCCTACAACACGTTTTGCGTACATTACTGGAATACGGCGTTCCGCATTTGTCATTACAATAATAAAGATAATCATTGCAATAAAGATTACCACAATTAATGGAACATAGATGTAATTCTGCCACTGGCCTTGACCACCCAATTCCCACATACTTTTTAAAGTACTAAATGCTTGTGGTGCACGGGAGATAATACCAGCAAACAAGATGACGGAAATACCATTTCCAATCCCTTTTTGTGTAATTCTTTCACCTAACCATACAATTAAGCAGGAACCTGCTGTAAATGCAGCTACAATAATAATACCTGTAAACCAAACTTCCCAGCCTGTGGAATATTCAACAGCGTTGTTGGATTTCAGTAAGAAGAAGAAACCAACTGCTTGAATCAGCGCAAGGACGAATGTGAGGTAACGGGTGATTTTACCCAGTTTCTTTCTCCCAACTTCCCCTTCTTTCTGGAGCCTTTCCAGATAAGGAATTGCCACAGTTAACAACTGGACAATAATCGAAGCGTTGATGTATGGAGTGATGGACATTGCAAAAATAGTTGCTTTTTCCAACCCACCACCGGTTAATACGTTAAAATATCCAAGGAAACTATTATCTGAAGTAACGATGCTTTTTAATACTGAAGGATCCAAAAACGGAACCGTAATAGCAGAGCCCAGTCTAAAAATGATGATGATGAGAATGGTATAAAGAATTTTCTTTCTTAAATCTGCTACTTTAAACGCATTACGAACCGTCTGAAACATCTTACTTCACCTCAGCCTTTCCGCCTGCTTTCTCAATTTTTTCTTTTGCAGTAGCTGAGAACTTAGCTGCACAAACAGTCAGTTTTTTGGTCAGTTCTCCATTGCCCAAAACTTTAACGCCGTCCATTACTTTTTTCACCAAGCCAGCTTCTTTTAAAGCAGCTGTGTCAACAACAGCGCCATCTTCAAATTTATTTAAATCAGACACATTTACAATAGCGTAGTTGGTTGCAAAGATGTTGTTGAACCCTCTTTTTGGGATACGTCTTTGCAAAGGCATCTGTCCACCTTCGAAACCTGGTCTTACACCACCGCCGGAACGTGCGTTTTGACCTTTGTGTCCTTTACCAGCTGTTTTACCTGTACCAGAACCAGCACCGCGTCCAATACGTTTTGGTGCTTTTGTGGAACCAGCTGCTGGAGATAATTCGTGTAATTTCATCGGTTTACACCTCCTTAGGTTTAGATTTCTGTAACCTCAATAAGATGGGAAATCTTACGGATTTTACCCTGTGTAGCAGCGTTATCTGGTTGTGTAGTAACGTCGCCAATTTTTTTCAGACCCAGAGAAGCAGCAGTTGCAATCTGGTCTTTTTTAGAACCAATCAGGCTCTTTTTCAATGTAATATTGAGTGCCATTTGCCTGCGCCTCCTTATTTCAAAATTTCTACTACGCTCTTACCACGTAATGCAGCAACTTCTTCCGCATTGCGCAAAGAAGACAAACCTTGGATAGTTGCTTTTACAACATTGCAAGGGTTGTTAGAACGCAGCGCTTTTGTTCTGATATCTTTGATACCAGCAACTTCAACAACCGCACGAACTGGGCCGCCTGCGA
This is a stretch of genomic DNA from Clostridium facile. It encodes these proteins:
- a CDS encoding O-acetylhomoserine aminocarboxypropyltransferase/cysteine synthase family protein, producing the protein MEPQKYQLDTIALHSGYEIEPTTKSVEVPLYLTNAYAFENTQDACDQFALKKPGSIYTRLANPTVDVLEQRIAALDGGIGALAFASGHAAIFNTVVNLASQGDEIVASIQIYGGAINMLGVTLKRLGIHVTFVNPDDLEAWENAVTDKTRMFFVETVGNPNANVANLEQIGKIAHKHGIPYVVDSTFTTPALCRPIEFGADIVIHSATKFLGGHSNVMGGLVVDSGKFQYKDNPRFPLYNQPDESYHGLVYADLGESAFIARLRSLITRDLGACISPFNAFMLLQGIETLSLRMERHCENALKVAEYLEQHPQVEFVNCPMLKSSKYYELGQKYMPKGTGSVFTFGLKGTRETGAKFIDSLKLLINCANVGDSKSLVIHPATTTHSQLSAEQLVAAGITEGTIRLSIGLEDIQDIIADLDQAISNATK
- a CDS encoding metallophosphoesterase, producing MIWVTGDKHGQLSAMELPDYKKIKKNDTLLICGDFGFIWDHSRAETKTLKALNKRKYTIAFVDGCHENFELLESYPIVEFHGGKARQIMPNIFQLMRGEVYEIEGKKILAFGGGSVENTTGDLDQNWENVEPTKAQIDNAVQHIKQVEGAVDIIISHEPPYSILGCMDINKADGTTIHDVLEQIRTHCKFKKWYFGKFHVDKEIPPYYTAVFDGLIPIQTK
- the rplQ gene encoding 50S ribosomal protein L17, whose product is MAGSRKLGRTSDQRKAMLRAMVTFLLENGKIETTVTRAKEVRAMAEKMITLGKTNTLHSKRQALAYITKEDVTKKLFDEIAPKYADKNGGYTRIVKIGPRRGDAAEMAIIELI
- a CDS encoding DNA-directed RNA polymerase subunit alpha, coding for MIEIEKPRIETAELKSDGTYGRFILEPLERGFGTTLGNSLRRVLLSSLPGVAVTSIKIDGVQHEFSTIPGVKEDVTEIVLNIKGLIAKVHGDVPKTVYIEAEGECEVTAGDIKADSEVEILDPGMHIATLDEGAKLYMELVIDKGRGYVSAERNKQNMQPAIGVIPIDSIYTPVLKVNYAVENTRVGQITDYDKLTLEIWTDGTISAKEAVSLAAKVLNEHLNLFVDLSEEGYTEQIMVEKDDKSKEKVLEMTIEELDLSVRSFNCLKRAGINTVEDLTNKTEEDMMKVRNLGRKSLDEVVLKLKSLGYDLQADEE
- the rpsD gene encoding 30S ribosomal protein S4 codes for the protein MARYTGAVCRLCRREGKKLFLKGERCYSDKCAVSRREYAPGQHGQSRKKVSEYGLQLREKQMARRYYGVSESQFAKYFEMAVRKPGMAGENLLRILESRLDNVVYRAGFASSRAEAKQLILHNHFKLNGKKVNISSLLVKPGDVITVGNDSKSSEKFKAVVEAWASRPVPMWMTVDKENMSIKIERLTNRDEIDLEIAEHLIVELYSK
- the rpsK gene encoding 30S ribosomal protein S11 gives rise to the protein MAKNAKKTTIRRRRERKNIASGAVHIQSTFNNTIVTITDTQGNAISWASAGGLGFRGSRKSTPFAAQTAAETAAKAAMEHGLKTVEVFVKGPGSGREAAIRALQSAGLEVSMIKDVTPIPHNGCRPPKRRRV
- the rpsM gene encoding 30S ribosomal protein S13 produces the protein MARIAGVDLPRDKRVEIGLTYIYGIGNKTAKDILAATGINPDTRVRDLTEDEASMLREYIDKHLMVEGDLRRDVAMNIKRLIEINCYRGRRHKAGLPVRGQKTKTNARTRKGPKKTIANKKK
- the rpmJ gene encoding 50S ribosomal protein L36, whose product is MKVRPSVKPICEKCKVIKRKGRVMVICENKKHKQRQG
- the infA gene encoding translation initiation factor IF-1 is translated as MAKDDVIEIEGKVVEALPNAAFKVELENGHIILAHISGKLRMNFIRILVGDKVTVEMSPYDLTKGRITWRSK
- a CDS encoding KOW domain-containing RNA-binding protein, producing the protein MQIIEGMIVKSKSGHDKDRYYLVVSCDDSVAYISDGKRRKLDKPKAKNYKHLQPTTHLVDVTLYTTDKKIRNLLWQWNYSDQAVIN
- the map gene encoding type I methionyl aminopeptidase; translated protein: MIALRTARELELLRDAGRISAQALQVAGEHCKPGVSTKEIDTAIRTFILSTGATPNFYHYGGFPGNACISVNDTVIHGIPSKHEILKEGDIVSVDVGALYKGYHGDNAYTFTVGEVSKEAKQLLEVTEKSLYEAIKAAQPGNRLGDVGYAVESTVTPYGYGIVRQYVGHGVGTDLHEEPEVPNFGKPGHGIRLVPGMVIAIEPMINGKGDAVKLLSDGWTVKTASGSLAAHFEHTIAITKDGPIILSEA
- a CDS encoding adenylate kinase, with protein sequence MNLILLGAPGAGKGTQAEIICDTLKIPAISTGNILREAVKNGTELGLKAKEYMESGNLVPDEVVIGLLKERIAQPDCENGYVLDGFPRTVPQAEALDAMGVVIDRVIDIEVPDEKIQARLSGRRVCESCGASYHVMYKPSAEEGKCDKCGGNTVQRKDDHPDTIKERLTVYHEQTEPLKDYYTKTGKLVIVEGQEDVKDTTALTLKALEA
- the secY gene encoding preprotein translocase subunit SecY, coding for MFQTVRNAFKVADLRKKILYTILIIIIFRLGSAITVPFLDPSVLKSIVTSDNSFLGYFNVLTGGGLEKATIFAMSITPYINASIIVQLLTVAIPYLERLQKEGEVGRKKLGKITRYLTFVLALIQAVGFFFLLKSNNAVEYSTGWEVWFTGIIIVAAFTAGSCLIVWLGERITQKGIGNGISVILFAGIISRAPQAFSTLKSMWELGGQGQWQNYIYVPLIVVIFIAMIIFIIVMTNAERRIPVMYAKRVVGRKMYGGQNSHIPVKVSMSGVMPIIFATSILSIPSLIAQFVNVQEGFWLHFFQVFRYDSWGYAILYFVLIIAFNFFYIAIQYNPIEIANNLRKNNGAIPGIRPGKPTSDFISRVIWKIAMLGAVFLGIIAVFPIFFQMATGAQIALGGTSIIIIVSVALDTMRALESQLTMRKHKGFLE
- the rplO gene encoding 50S ribosomal protein L15, with amino-acid sequence MKLHELSPAAGSTKAPKRIGRGAGSGTGKTAGKGHKGQNARSGGGVRPGFEGGQMPLQRRIPKRGFNNIFATNYAIVNVSDLNKFEDGAVVDTAALKEAGLVKKVMDGVKVLGNGELTKKLTVCAAKFSATAKEKIEKAGGKAEVK
- the rpmD gene encoding 50S ribosomal protein L30 → MALNITLKKSLIGSKKDQIATAASLGLKKIGDVTTQPDNAATQGKIRKISHLIEVTEI